Genomic window (Sandaracinaceae bacterium):
GACGTCCACGCCGACCTCGTCCAGCTCCCGGAGCGCGGCGTAGAGCGCGCGGGCCGCGGCCGCGGGATCGGCGGGCAGCGCGAGCTCTCGCACCACGGCCCCCGAGGCCGCCTCGCGGGCCAGGGTCGATTGCAGATCTTCGGCCGCCACCGCGAGGACCCGCGCGCGCGGCGCGTAGTGCGAGGGCAGCGTGCCGGGCGCGGCCGTGTCGCCCCCGATCGAGACGGGCCGCCCCAGCGTGGCCTCCAGCGCCTCGAGCGAGACGCCGCCCGGCCGCAAGAGCCGCGGGGTCTCGCCGCTCAGGTCGACGATGGTCGACTCGACGCCGACCCGGCACGCGCCGCCGTCGAGGATCAGGTCGACGCGATCCGCGAGCTCGATCGCGACGTGCGCCGCGGTGGTCGGGCTGACCTGCCCGAAGCGGTTCGCGCTCGGCGCCGCGAGCCCGCCTTCGAAGGCTCGCAAGAGAGATTGCGCCACGGGGTGGTCCGGCACGCGCACGCCCACCGTGGAATGCCCCCCGGTGACCACGTCCGAGACGTGCGCCG
Coding sequences:
- a CDS encoding L-threonylcarbamoyladenylate synthase — protein: MRPVEQAARILRSGGLVAFPTETVYGLGADAANDEAVRRVFAAKGRPADHPLIVHFAAPEDAARWAARWSDDAEKLAAAFWPGPLTLIVPKAAHVSDVVTGGHSTVGVRVPDHPVAQSLLRAFEGGLAAPSANRFGQVSPTTAAHVAIELADRVDLILDGGACRVGVESTIVDLSGETPRLLRPGGVSLEALEATLGRPVSIGGDTAAPGTLPSHYAPRARVLAVAAEDLQSTLAREAASGAVVRELALPADPAAAARALYAALRELDEVGVDVAVVALPDPSGLGRAVADRLLRAAAPRPQ